A region of Silurus meridionalis isolate SWU-2019-XX chromosome 17, ASM1480568v1, whole genome shotgun sequence DNA encodes the following proteins:
- the itpr3 gene encoding inositol 1,4,5-trisphosphate receptor type 3 isoform X2: protein MSDSMSSFLHIGDIVSLYAEGTVNGFISTLGLVDDRCVVEPAGGDLDNPPKKFRDCLFKVYPMNRYSAQKQYWKAKQAKHEKDKIADLVLLQKLQHASNLEQKQNEAENKKVHGDVVKYGNVIQLLHMKSNKYLTVNKRLPALLEKNAMRVTLDGTGNEGSWLFIQPFWKLRANGDNVVVGDKVILNSVNAGQPLHASNYELTDHPGCKEINSVNSNTSWKISLFMMFNDHRDEVLKGGDVVRLFHAEQEKFLTCDDYKGKLHVFLRTTLRQSATSATSSNALWEVEVVHHDPCRGGAGHWNSLYRFKHLATGQYLAAEENPGYKGDTPEVQTVDTGRNSKRSLGEWIKYKLVAVPHGNDIASLFELDPTTLQKTDSFVPRNSYVRFRHLCTNTWIQSTNVPIDIDEERPIRLMLGTCATKEDKEAFAIVSVPTMEIRDLDFANDASAMLSTVVEKLNAGYLCPNDRRYAIKLLEDLVFFVVDQGNTGQPVLDVVMNKANRERQKLMREQHIIKQIFGIIKTPFKERGSDPPLLKLEELADQKNTAYQYMLRLCYRILRHSQEDYRKNQEDIAKQFGLMQSQIGYDILAEDTITALLHNNRKLLEKHITKTEVETFVNLVRRNREPRFLDYLSDLCVSNNVAIPVTQELICKCVLDPKNQDILIKTERRPAKVIHHTSGYIEDYTEENEVWLVWTDKSNESHAKSIRQLAHEARQGNTHDESVLTYYRYQLKLYAQMCSDRQYLAIDEISKYLDVELIFLCMMDEALPYDLRASFCRLMLHAHVDRDPQELVTPVKFARLWTEIPTSISIKDYDSHMDYSRDNKKNKFANTMAFMEEYLNNVLNDVLPFADEEKNKLTYEVVSLARHLIYFGFYSFFELLRLTRTLLGIIDCIPNPAVASPTFNDDGTSKNIRRSIHGMGQMMSTMVLSRKQSMMLTGGRNLIGMDGQMRTKDSIDNQDITVMDTKLKILEILQFILNVRLDYRLSFLLSVFKKEFVEVYPMADADATSSVENAAINLQFIGEQAEAMFGVGKANSILEVDDEGGRMFLRVLIHLIMHDYPPLVSGALQLLFKHFSQRQEVLQTFKQVQLLISEQDVDNYKLIKSYLDRLRTIVEKSELWVVKKSGSDKKKDKKKDKKDKDDKKDKEDKKDKEEKKDKEDKKAKDDTKDKTEKKDKDAKVDKEEKKGKEEKKDKKDDKASTENAEAGPSKEKLEKSNESYQHVKEILERLNKMCNSGVFKKQQRLLKNMGAHKVMLDLLQVPYDRSDKKMQEIIRFTHLFLQKFCIGNQENQTLLQEHLNLFLIPGALEAETVQHIFSNNYQLCSEISENVLQHFMHCLATHGRHVQYLNFLHTIIKAEGKYVKKCQDMIMTELSNAGEDVVVFYNDNESFVKMLDLMIESREGVKEDSPLRYHISLVELLAACAEGKNVYTEIKCTSLLPLEDIVRVVTHEDCITEVKIAYVNFVNHCYVDTEVEMKEIYTSNHIWNLFDNFLIDMARMCINREKRLQDPVLEKYVILVVLDTINAFFSSPFSENSTSLQTHHDMVTKLLQSTMRLMDCSWLQAQQKGLVDSCIRTLAITAKTRSIGLPVDLEALVNVMLSNNSMNALARATLNYKSSTRATRPTVPSNPWDYKNIIEKLQDVFNTLEDRLMPLVNAELSVLVDVLHQPELLFLEGSDARNRCESGGFISKLIQHTKALMNSDENLCIKVLKTLQEMLIRNMDFDEKGIALRKVLLQNYLFNKKGIKADLAELGAGGGEAERDWAAVAAIQCRLDREGGTKLFTDIITSTKNEKIFLASIQLAICLLEGGNTEIQNSFYKLMMGDNKSEKFFKVFNDRMRTAQLDVKATISVNVGEMSAKAKDEKDTEPGSHGMYAPGEAQYGHNAAGLAPSNQAEQQEVDTEMGPSVMIMKPILRFLQLLCENHNQDLQNFLRCQNNKTNYNLVCETLQFLDIMCGSTTGGLGLLGLYINENNVELITQTLETLTEYCQGPCQENQTCIVTHECNGIDIITALILNDISPLCRYQMDLVLQLKDNASKLLLALMESRHDSENAERILINLRPRELVEVIKKAYLQEIDCENAEVSPKEVGHNIYILALQLARHNKTLLPLLKPPKKSKEELEEGISSMLSLNNTGFSQMLKSSAPAEVKQEDPLEHYANHTAQIEIVREDRSMEQIVYPVHPICEYLTEESKLRVFNTTELDEQGSKVTNFFEQTSFLHNEMEWQKKLRSMPVLYWFSGRMSLWGTISFNLAVFINLIIAFFYPFDAGQSAIDSSLLYMLFWVFSGLSVLGLLSQRYGLQLATVAVILRFIYHFGIGPTLTMLGTINLINKIVYVVSFVGNNGTFIMGYKAMVMDVEFLYHLGYVFTCTLGLFVHELFYSLMLFDLIYREETLFNVIKSVTRNGRSILLTAVLAIILVYLFSIVGYLCLKDDFIMEVDHLPSTSSDSEESCSADGVNCNKETGLAIASEDEDNTERACDTLLMCIVTVLNHGLRNGGGVGDVLRKPSKNETLFPARVIYDLLFYFIVIIIVLNLIFGVIIDTFADLRSEKQKKEEILKTTCFICGLERDKFDNKTVSFEEHIKFEHNIWNYLYFIVLVREKNKTDYTGPESYVAHMIKNKNLDWFPRMQAMSLVVTEAEGEQNEMRILQDKLSSTMKVVTNLTGQLTELKEQMTEQRKRRQRMGFVDVQAGANNSMPPSAAGGNYKA, encoded by the exons ATGTCGGATTCTATGTCAAGTTTTTTGCACATAGGGGACATCGTGTCTCTCTATGCAGAAGGTACCGTTAATGGCTTTATAAGCACCCTGGG GTTGGTAGATGACCGCTGTGTTGTGGAACCAGCAGGTGGAGACCTGGATAATCCTCCCAAGAAGTTTAGAG ACTGCTTGTTCAAGGTTTATCCAATGAACCGCTATTCTGCCCAGAAACAATACTGGAAAGCAAAGCAGGCAAAACATGAGAAAGACAAGATAGCAGACCTTGTACTACTTCAAAAACTTCAG catGCATCCAATCTGGAACAGAAGCAGAATGAAGCAGAGAATAAAAAAGTCCATGGCGATGTAGTTAAATATGGCAACGTTATTCAG CTATTGCATATGAAGAGCAATAAATATCTAACAGTTAATAAGCGACTGCCAGCTCTGTTGGAGAAAAACGCCATGCGAGTCACTCTGGATGGTACGGGTAACGAAGGATCCTGGCTATTCATCCAACCTTTCTGGAAACTCAGAGCCAATGGAGACAAT GTGGTGGTTGGTGACAAAGTCATTTTGAACTCAGTTAATGCAGGACAACCTCTTCATGCCAGCAACTATGAGCTTACTGACCACCCTGGATGCAAAGAG ATCAACTCTGTGAACAGCAACACTAGTTGGAAGATCAGCCTGTTTATGATGTTCAATGATCACAGAGATGAAGTTCTAAAAGGA GGTGATGTAGTTCGACTGTTCCATGCTGAGCAAGAAAAGTTTTTGACATGTGATGACTACAAGGGCAAGCTACATGTCTTCTTGCGTACAACATTGCGTCAGTCTGCTACTTCAGCCACCAGTTCTAATGCATTATGGGAAGTGGAG GTGGTACATCATGACCCGTGTCGAGGGGGTGCAGGACACTGGAACAGTCTCTACCGTTTCAAACATCTAGCCACAGGCCAGTATCTTGCAGCAGAG GAAAATCCAGGCTACAAAGGGGACACCCCTGAAGTACAAACTGTG GACACTGGTCGGAACAGCAAAAGGAGTCTGGGGGAATGGATAAAATATAAACTAGTTGCAGTTCCTCATGGAAATGACATTGCTTCTCTATTTGAACTGGACCCTACCACATTGCAGAAGACTGATTCATTTGTGCCAAG aaACTCTTATGTACGTTTTCGACATCTGTGCACGAACACATGGATCCAGAGCACCAATGTGCCTATTGACATTGATGAAGAGAGGCCCATTCGCCTGATG CTGGGAACGTGTGCCACTAAAGAGGACAAAGAGGCATTTGCTATTGTCTCCGTGCCCACCATGGAGATTCGAGATCTAGATTTTGCTAACGATGCCAGCGCAATGTTGAGCACAGTGGTGGAGAAACTTAATGCTGGATATCTCTGCCCAAATGATAGGAG ATATGCCATTAAGTTGCTGGAGGACCTTGTATTTTTTGTGGTGGACCAGGGAAACACTGGACAGCCTGTACTGGATGTGGTGATGAACAAAGCCAACCGTGAGCGGCAAAAATTAATGCGGGAGCAGCATATTATCAAACAG atATTTGGGATCATTAAGACTCCGTTTAAAGAAAGAGGAAGCGATCCCCCTTTGTTGAAGTTAGAGGAACTGGCTGATCAAAAAAATACTGCATATCAGTACATGCTGCGGCTGTGCTACAGAATCCTTCGCCACTCCCAGGAGGATTATCGTAAAAACCAG GAGGACATAGCCAAACAGTTTGGGCTGATGCAGTCTCAGATCGGCTATGACATTCTTGCCGAGGACACAATTACAGCTCTGCTGCATAACAACCGCAAGCTATTAGAGAAACACATCACTAAAACCGAGGTTGAGACCTTTGTCAACCTGGTGCGCAGAAACAGAGAGCCAAG GTTTCTGGATTATTTGTCAGACCTGTGTGTGTCAAATAATGTTGCCATCCCAGTGACACAGGAGCTGATCTGCAAGTGTGTGCTAGATCCCAAAAATCAGGATATTCTTATTAAAACCGA ACGACGTCCTGCAAAGGTAATCCATCACACCTCTGGATATATAGAGGATTATACAGAAGAGAATGAGGTATGGTTGGTGTGGACTGATAAATCCAATGAGTCTCATGCAAAAAGCATTCGGCAGCTTGCACACGAGGCAAGACAAGGAAATACCCATGATGAGAGTGTATTGACATACTACAG GTATCAGCTAAAGCTGTATGCTCAGATGTGTTCAGACCGTCAGTACCTTGCTATTGATGAGATCTCAAAGTATCTGGACGTGGAGCTGATTTTCCTCTGCATGATGGATGAGGCTCTTCCATATGATCTGCGTGCCTCGTTCTGTAGACTCATGCTGCACGCCCATGTAGACCGCGACCCTCAGGAGCTCGTGACTCCTGTTAAATTCGCACGGCTCTGGACGGAAATCCCAACTTCTATCAGCATCAAGGA TTATGATTCACATATGGACTACTCGAGAGACAACAAAAAGAACAAGTTTGCCAACACAATGGCTTTTATGGAGGAGTATCTCAACAATGTCCTTAATGATGTCTTGCCTTTTGCTgatgaagagaaaaataaattaacatatGAG GTGGTGAGTCTTGCCAGACATCTGATCTACTTTGGGTTCTACAGCTTCTTTGAGCTGCTGCGACTGACACGCACACTTTTGGGTATAATTGACTGCATTCCCAACCCTGCTGTGGCCAGTCCTACCTTTAATGATGATGGCACCT cTAAGAATATCCGGCGTTCTATCCATGGAATGGGCCAGATGATGTCTACCATGGTCCTGAGCAGAAAGCAGTCCATGATGCTGACTGGTGGTCGTAACCTGATTGGTATGGATGGCCAAATGCGCACTAAGGACAGCATTGACAACCAGGACATCACAGTCATGGACACCAAACTGAAGATCCTGGAAATCCTACAG TTTATCCTGAATGTACGCCTGGACTACAGACTGTCCTTCCTGCTCTCCGTCTTTAAGAAGGAGTTTGTGGAGGTATATCCGATGGCAGATGCGGATGCGACATCATCAGTGGAGAATGCTG CCATCAACCTGCAGTTCATTGGGGAGCAGGCAGAAGCAATGTTTGGAGTTGG AAAAGCGAACAGCATATTAGAGGTGGATGATGAGGGAGGACGAATGTTTCTGCGTGTACTCATCCATCTCATCATGCATGATTACCCTCCACTGGTCTCTGGGGCACTGCAGCTccttttcaaacattttagcCAGAGACAGGAAGTCCTACAAACTTTCAAACAG gtccAGCTCCTAATTTCTGAGCAGGATGTAGACAACTACAAGCTCATTAAGAGTTATTTGGACCGTTTGCGCACGATAGTGGAGAAGTCTGAGCTCTGGGTAGTCAAGAAAAGTGGTTCAGACAAGAAGAAAGATaagaagaaagataaaaaagacaaggacgataaaaaagacaaagaagataaaaaagacaaggaagaaaaaaaagacaaggaaGATAAAAAAGCTAAGGATGATACAAAAGacaagacagagaaaaaagacaAGGACGCAAAGGTGgacaaagaagagaaaaaaggcaaagaagagaagaaggatAAAAAAGATGATAAA GCCTCCACTGAAAATGCTGAAGCTGGACCTTCCAAAGAAAAGCTTGAGAAGAGCAATGAAAGCTATCAACATGTCAAGGAG aTCTTAGAGCgcttaaataaaatgtgcaattcTGGGGTTTTTAAGAAGCAGCAAAGGCTTCTGAAAAACATGGGTGCACATAAAGTCATGTTGGACCTTCTGCAAGTCCCTTATGATCGG AGTGACAAGAAAATGCAAGAGATCATTAGGTTCACCCATCTTTTTCTGCAAAAGTTCTGCATTGGAAACCAAGAAAATCAAACTCTCCTCCAAGAACACCTTAACCTCTTTCTTATTCCTGGA GCTTTGGAAGCGGAGACAGTGCAACATATCTTCAGCAATAATTACCAGCTTTGTTCAGAGATCAGTGAGAATGTCCTCCAACACTTCATGCACTGCCTGGCCACTCATGGGCGCCATGTGCAGTACCTCAATTTCCTGCACACTATCATTAAGGCTGAAGGGAAATATGTAAAGAAATGCCAAGATATGATCATGACAGAG TTATCAAATGCAGGCGAGGATGTAGTGGTCTTCTACAATGATAACGAGTCTTTTGTCAAAATGCTAGACCTCATGATTGAGTCTAGAGAAGGGGTGAAGGAGGACAGCCCACTCCGCTACCATATTTCTCTGGTGGAGCTGCTGGCTGCATGTGCTGAGGGCAAAAATGTCTACACTGAGATCAAATGCACCTCACTGCTGCCCCTGGAGGACATTGTTAGAGTCGTCACACATGAGGACTGCATCACAGAG GTGAAAATTGCCTATGTAAATTTTGTAAACCATTGCTATGTGGATACAGAAGTGGAAATGAAGGAGATCTATACAAGTAACCACATATGGAATCTGTTTGACAATTTTCTCATAGACATGGCCAGG ATGTGTATCAACCGCGAGAAGCGCCTGCAAGACCCGGTGTTGGAGAAATATGTCATCCTAGTTGTGTTGGATACTATAAATGCCTTTTTCAGCTCACCTTTCTCTGAAAACAGCACCTCTCTTCAG ACTCATCATGATATGGTGACTAAGTTGCTGCAGTCCACCATGCGTTTAATGGACTGTTCTTGGCTTCAGGCACAGCAGAAGGGTCTAGTGGACAGCTGTATTCGAACTTTGGCCATAACGG cTAAGACCCGATCAATCGGTCTGCCAGTGGATTTAGAAGCCCTTGTTAATGTAATGCTGAGCAACAATTCAATGAATGCTCTGGCCCGTGCCACCCTCAACTATAAGAGTAGCACAAGAGCCACACGACCCACTGTCCCCAGCAACCCATGGGACTATAAGAACATTATTGAGAAGCTGCAG GACGTCTTTAACACACTGGAGGATCGGTTAATGCCACTGGTTAATGCAGAGTTGTCTGTATTAGTGGACGTCCTGCATCAGCCTGAGTTGCTCTTTTTAGAGGGTTCTGATGCTCGTAACCGCTGTGAATCCGGAGGCTTCATTTCCAA ACTAATTCAGCACACCAAAGCACTGATGAACTCTGATGAAAACCTCTGCATCAAGGTTCTCAAGACTCTACAGGAGATGTTAATCCGCAACATGGACTTTGATGAGAAG GGGATTGCCTTAAGAAAGGTGTTGTTGCAAAATTACCTCTTTAACAAAAAGGGCATAAAAGCTGATCTTGCTGAACTTGGAGCTGgag GTGGCGAGGCAGAGCGAGACTGGGCTGCCGTGGCTGCAATTCAGTGTCGTCTGGATAGAGAAGGTGGCACAAAACTGTTTACAGACATCATAACGAGCACCAAAAATGAGAAAATCTTCCTAGCGAGCATCCAGCTAGCCATCTGCCTGTTAGAGGGAGGAAACACTGAAATACAG AACTCCTTTTACAAACTGATGATGGGGGACAACAAGTCTGAGAAGTTCTTTAAAGTTTTCAATGATCGTATGAGAACTGCACAGCTGGATGTCAAAGCAACCATTTCAGTCAATGTGGGTGAAATGAGTGCCAAAGCCAAAGATGAAAAAGATACGGAACCAG GGTCCCATGGAATGTATGCTCCAGGGGAAGCTCAATATGGCCACAATGCTGCTGGCTTGGCTCCTTCTAATCAGGCTGAGCAGCAAGAGGTGGACACTGAGATGGGTCCCTCAGTCATGATCATGAAGCCAATTCTACGCTTCCTCCAGCTTCTCTGTGAAAATCACAACCAAGACCTACAG AATTTCCTCCGATGTCAGAACAACAAGACAAATTATAACCTTGTCTGTGAGACACTTCAGTTCTTGGACATCATGTGTGGGAGCACTACAGGAGGCCTGGGTCTGCTGGGTCTCTATATCAATGAGAACAATGTGGAGCTGATCACACAGACATTGGAAACACTTACAGAGTATTGCCAGGGACCATGTCAGGAGAACCAG ACTTGCATTGTAACTCATGAGTGCAATGGAATTGACATCATCACTGCCTTGATTCTGAATGACATTAGCCCTCTGTGTCGCTACCAGATGGACTTGGTGCTCCAGCTTAAG gacaatgcctCTAAGCTTTTACTTGCTCTAATGGAGAGCCGCCATGACAGTGAGAATGCAGAGAGGATTTTGATTAACCTTCGACCCCGTGAACTG GTTGAAGTGATAAAGAAGGCTTATCTGCAGGAGATTGACTGTGAGAATGCAGAGGTGTCACCCAAGGAAGTCGGCCATAACATCTACATCCTGGCACTACAG CTCGCACGGCACAATAAGACTCTCCTTCCCCTGCTGAAGCCACCAAAAAAGTCAAAAGAAGAGCTTGAAGAGGGCATCTCTTCTATG CTCAGTCTAAACAACACAGGATTCTCGCAAATGCTGAAATCTTCAGCTCCAGCTGAGGTTAAACAGGAAGATCCACTGGAGCACTACGCCAACCACACTGCTCAGATTGAG ATAGTTCGTGAGGATCGCAGCATGGAGCAAATTGTTTACCCTGTCCATCCTATCTGTGAGTACCTGACCGAAGAGTCCAAGTTACGTGTCTTCAACACTACAGAACTTGATGAGCAAGGCAGCAAGGTCACAAACTTTTTCGAGCAGACATCCTTTCTGCATAACGAGATGGAGTGGCAGAAGAAGTTACGCA GTATGCCAGTGCTGTACTGGTTCTCTGGGCGAATGTCACTATGGGGCACGATCTCATTCAACCTGGCTGTCTTCATCAACCTCATCATTGCCTTCTTCTACCCATTTGACGCTGGCCAAA GTGCCATTGACTCTTCATTGTTATACATGCTGTTCTGGGTCTTTTCTGGCCTATCTGTTTTGGGTCTGTTGTCTCAGCGATATGGTCTGCAGCTTGCCACCGTGGCCGTCATCCTTCGCTTCATCTACCACTTTGGCATTGGCCCTACTCTCACTATGCTCGGAACTATCAAT CTCATCAATAAGATTGTGTACGTTGTGAGCTTTGTGGGTAATAATGGAACATTTATCATGGGTTACAAAGCCATGGTGATGGATGTAGAGTTCCTGTACCATCTGGGTTATGTGTTCACCTGCACACTAGGACTTTTTGTCCATGAGCTCTTCTACAGCCTAATG TTATTTGACCTGATCTACCGTGAGGAAACACTTTTTAATGTCATCAAGAGTGTGACACGTAATGGACGCTCCATTCTCCTGACTGCGGTGTTGGCCATCATTCTGGTCTACCTCTTCTCAATCGTGGGCTACCTTTGCCTCAAGGATGACTTCATCATGGAGGTGGATCATTTGCCTTCCACTAGTTCAG ATTCTGAAGAGAGCTGCAGTGCAGATGGTGTAAACTGCAATAAAGAGACCGGACTTGCAATAGCATCAGAGG aTGAAGATAACACAGAAAGAGCCTGTGACACATTGTTAATGTGCATCGTCACTGTGCTAAATCACGGTCTACGAAACGGAGGAGGTGTAGGCGATGTCCTACGGAAACCCTCAAAAAAT GAAACCCTGTTTCCTGCACGCGTGATATACGATCTTCTCTTCTACTTCATTGTCATCATTATTGTACTGAACTTGATctttggtgtgattattgacacATTTGCTGACCTGCGTAGCgagaagcagaagaaagagGAGATCCTGAAGACGACCTGCTTCATTTGTG GTCTTGAGAGGGACAAGTTTGACAATAAGACAGTCTCTTTTGAGGAGCACATTAAATTCGAGCACAACATCTGGAACTACCTTTACTTTATTGTACTTGTtagagaaaagaacaaaacGGACTACACTGGCCCAGAGAGTTATGTGGCCCATATGATAAAG AACAAGAATCTAGATTGGTTTCCACGCATGCAGGCCATGTCTCTGGTTGTGACTGAAGCGGAAGGGGAGCAGAATGAGATGAGGATCCTACAGGACAAACTTTCATCCACCATGAAAGTGGTTACAAACCTCACTGGCCAGTTAACAGAGCTGAAAGAGCAG ATGACAGAACAGAGGAAAAGGAGGCAGAGGATGGGCTTTGTGGATGTCCAAGCTGGCGCTAATAATTCAATGCCCCCTAGTGCTGCTGGAGGAAACTACAAAGCTTAA